The following nucleotide sequence is from Diospyros lotus cultivar Yz01 chromosome 3, ASM1463336v1, whole genome shotgun sequence.
agaagaaagaagattgCCTAAGCCCCGGGCTTGATATTAATTAGTAACTAAGAGTCTAacactggagagagagagagagagagagaaggaaagcaAGGGTTTGTCTTGCTCACTGCCCTTGCCATATTGCCGACGGTGTGGCTGAGGAGCTTGGCCCTGCTGGCTTACCTCTCTGCCGAAGGGGTGTTGGCCTATGTGGCTCTGGTTGGCTGTGTTGCCTGGGTCAGTGCTGCTGATAGTGTGGGATTTCATGAGAATGGGATCCTCTGGAAATGGACTGGGCTGACTACTGCCATAAACATGTACGCCTTTTGCTACGGTGGCCATGCTGTTTTGCCCACTCTCCGCATCTCCATTAGGGAAAGAAGCCAATTCCCGCAGGTTGCTTAAATTCACAACCATAATTGtccctctattttttttaagccCAAAAATGCATCATAAGTTCATAACATTTTGTTGAATTGTTTGTCAAAGCAGGTTTTGTGCATTTGCTTCCTAGTAAGCACCATCATTTATGGATCAATGGTGGTTATTGGATACCTAATGTATGGGCAAGATTTGATGTCTCAAGTGACACTAAACCTTCCAGTCAACAATCTTAGCCCAAAAATAGCAATCTATACCACACTAATCAATCCAATAACAAAGTATGCTCTAATTGTTTCGCCCATTGCCACATCCCTTGAAGAGAGACTTCTGCTCCAAAACAGCAGATTGATCAGCTTGCTCCTCAGAACAGGCTTGGTGATCAGCAATGTTGAGGTGGCACTAACAGTCCCTTTTTCCGGCTATGTCATGTCTTTTATAGgcccattttttattgttagcCTAAATATCTTGTTCCCA
It contains:
- the LOC127798254 gene encoding amino acid transporter AVT1I-like, producing MYAFCYGGHAVLPTLRISIRERSQFPQVLCICFLVSTIIYGSMVVIGYLMYGQDLMSQVTLNLPVNNLSPKIAIYTTLINPITKYALIVSPIATSLEERLLLQNSRLISLLLRTGLVISNVEVALTVPFSGYVMSFIGPFFIVSLNILFPCLCYLKIYRASQSFGAELMLLGQS